In Clarias gariepinus isolate MV-2021 ecotype Netherlands chromosome 1, CGAR_prim_01v2, whole genome shotgun sequence, one DNA window encodes the following:
- the LOC128512752 gene encoding centrosome-associated protein CEP250-like — translation MSRSSSPEAHWDRLEVWMNALTSNLLPEPTGDLQNLSREQLDDNLSALMARDPTQDYSHKELAKIIGSLAHNLLGHAKLSEATIHHKEQEAAVLKLQAGEAQKNLVLCQRQLEQLKSETQDRTADEKDPELQEELERLQNALTDLRADTAHREKQEKDAREKLSEKLEQAEALLMRAETELKEREARARAYEGHLRSTRTEVCTLAQQRDYLKEELDTVHKELKHAYRLQGDPEREMHTTEFPLTSGLVPPSQNILIGKGGESPVLKTSAASIPEPLAAGRGLEPFQRLSSDHGVSTKELDKLARNIPVFTPNPAGGHDVHSYLNDVDFHLQTVTNATTRDRLYLLRITASREVRSFLDRQTETVKRDYQQLQQALIREFSDPESEQGLITAMDLKQGRQETTQAYYNRLRQAYFGARNEPGMEDDINFRSLFLRNLHPTVSHHLGVLACPRTMSTQQLRELAHKAYAKQRAASEKTGKTPTIYPVSNQSVELALEGAEQSPNDNRMAGPFPANGGQRGHGDAPPKHQTGHSERPWDRSQTPPNPQGGATWEGKRRPKRNRFSAKQAPNSGNQQQNPSQHARDQSRFKPSTDPNREATFESAEIMRVLKELP, via the coding sequence ATGTCTCGATCATCCAGCCCTGAGGCCCACTGGGATCGTCTAGAGGTCTGGATGAATGCCTTGACTAGTAACCTTCTCCCTGAACCCACCGGGGACCTGCAGAACCTGAGCCGAGAACAGCTCGATGACAACCTGAGTGCATTGATGGCCCGCGATCCGACACAGGACTACAGCCACAAAGAGCTGGCCAAGATCATCGGGTCGCTGGCTCATAATCTCCTCGGCCACGCAAAGCTGAGTGAAGCAACGATCCACCACAAGGAACAGGAGGCTGCAGTGCTAAAGCTCCAAGCTGGGGAAGCTCAGAAGAACTTGGTGCTCTGTCAGAGGCAACTGGAGCAACTAAAGTCGGAGACTCAGGACAGGACAGCGGACGAGAAGGACCCAGAGCTACAGGAAGAATTGGAGAGACTACAAAACGCCTTGACTGATCTCCGCGCCGATACAGCACACAGAGAAAAGCAGGAAAAGGATGCCAGAGAGAAGCTGAGCGAAAAACTTGAGCAGGCTGAGGCACTCCTGATGAGAGCAGAGACAGAACTAAAGGAAAGAGAAGCCAGGGCCAGGGCCTATGAAGGCCACCTGCGAAGTACCCGAACTGAGGTCTGTACTCTGGCCCAACAAAGAGACTATTTGAAAGAAGAACTTGACACAGTTCACAAAGAGCTTAAACACGCATATAGACTGCAAGGGGATCCTGAAAGAGAGATGCACACCACCGAGTTTCCCTTAACCAGTGGACTAGTACCCCCTAGTCAAAATATACTGATTGGAAAGGGGGGTGAGAGCCCAGTGCTCAAGACATCAGCTGCCAGCATCCCAGAACCCCTGGCAGCAGGAAGGGGGTTGGAACCCTTCCAAAGATTATCCTCTGATCATGGCGTGTCAACCAAGGAATTGGATAAGCTAGCTAGAAACATTCCCGTCTTTACTCCCAACCCTGCAGGAGGCCATGACGTCCACTCATACCTCAACGACGTGGACTTCCACCTGCAAACGGTGACTAATGCTACCACACGAGACAGACTTTATCTGCTCAGAATCACTGCTAGCCGTGAGGTGCGCAGTTTTCTAGACCGGCAGACAGAGACAGTTAAAAGGGATTACCAGCAACTGCAGCAAGCCTTAATCAGGGAGTTCTCTGACCCAGAGTCAGAGCAGGGACTGATCACGGCCATGGACCTTAAACAGGGCAGACAGGAAACCACGCAAGCGTATTACAACAGACTCCGACAGGCCTACTTCGGAGCACGAAACGAGCCGGGAATGGAGGACGATATTAATTTTAGGTCCCTGTTCCTCCGGAACCTGCACCCCACAGTGAGTCACCATCTGGGGGTTTTGGCATGCCCACGGACTATGTCCACCCAACAACTGAGAGAGTTAGCCCACAAGGCCTATGCAAAACAAAGAGCTGCTTCTGAAAAGACAGGGAAAACCCCCACCATCTATCCTGTGTCTAATCAGAGTGTAGAGCTCGCTCTAGAGGGAGCCGAGCAAAGCCCCAATGACAACAGAATGGCAGGACCCTTCCCAGCCAACGGGGGGCAGCGCGGACATGGTGATGCACCGCCCAAGCACCAAACGGGGCACTCCGAAAGACCCTGGGACAGGTCGCAAACACCTCCCAACCCACAGGGTGGCGCCACATGGGAAGGAAAGAGGCGGCCTAAAAGGAACCGGTTTTCAGCAAAACAAGCGCCCAACTCCGGCAACCAGCAGCAGAACCCCTCTCAACATGCTCGGGACCAGTCCAGATTTAAACCATCGACAGACCCGAACCGGGAAGCCACATTCGAGTCAGCAGAGATTATGAGAGTTTTAAAGGAACTCCCCTAG